NNNNNNNNNNNNNNNNNNNNNNNNNNNNNNNNNNNNNNNNNNNNNNNNNNNNNNNNNNNNNNNNNNNNNNNNNNNNNNNNNNNNNNNNNNNNNNNNNNNNNNNNNNNNNNNNNNNNNNNNNNNNNNNNNNNNNNNNNNNNNNNNNNNNNNNNNNNNNNNNNNNNNNNNNNNNNNNNNCAGGATGGACCCTTCTTTTATTAGAAGGGAGGAAGCGGTTTCTAGTGGTCTCAGgtgcccccttctttccctctctcaggaAGAAAGCGGTTTCTAGTGGTCTCAGgtgcccccttctttccctctctcaggaAGAAAGCGGTTTCTAGATCCAGCCAGAACTACAAGAGTGTGGTTTCTAATTGTCTCTAGTGTCCTTTTTTCAGTCCCCTTTTCTCTGGTCTCAGGTGCCAGTGTTTCTCATTGATACCTTTTCGCCCGTTACCCNNNNNNNNNNNNNNNNNNNNNNNNNNNNNNNNNNNNNNNNNNNNNNNNNNNNNNNNNNNNNNNNNNNNNNNNNNNNNNNNNNNNNNNNNNNNNNNNNNNNNNNNNNNNNNNNNNNNNNNNNNNNNNNNNNNNNNNNNNNNNNNNNNNNNNNNNNNNNNNNNNNNNNNNNNNNNNNNNNNNNNNNNNNNNNNNGTGGGGAGCGGTTTCTATCCGTCTCCAGTgctggaggagagaaaagggtttCGAATTCCCTCTAatatcccttctcccctcactaaTTCGTTTTCTTatccttcattttttcatttattatgatcatatttgATAAGGAACGGTTTCTACTTGCCCTTAATGTTGGGGAAGAGACTGTGGTTTCTAACTTATTCTGatatcttttcttcccccttttttcttggggggtggtggtttctagatcttttctcattctttaaaaaggggaaaggtttctATTTACCTTCAAGTGGTTTCTAACTCTTTCCACCTCTTTTTAAAGAAGGGAACGGTTTCTTTTTGCCTTCAGGTGGTTTCTAACTCTCTTTTcaacttttaaaaagggggagcgGTTTCTATTTGCCTTCAAGTGTTTCTCTCTTCTCAACTTTATAAAAGGGGGAGCGGTTTCTATTTGCCTTCAGGTGGTTTCTCTCTTCTCAACATTTTAAAAGGAGGGAGCGGTTTCTATTTGCCTTCAGGTGGTTTCTAATACTCTCCTCACCTTTATTtttcgggaaggggggggggggtatagaaaaCAAACCATCACATTCGAGATAAACATTTACTACATAAACTTTACAAACACACGAAGCCACATCTTCATCCTCGAATAAAATCTTAATTAAAGTGTAATTAGATCGTAATTAAATCGTTAATTACTCTTGCTCTTGCGTGATGATGCCTGGCGATTTGGTGCTGAAATtgagggaaaatatttaaataaagataatttataacgattaataaagaaaagagaNNNNNNNNNNNNNNNNNNNNNNNNNNNNNNNNNNNNNNNNNNNNNNNNNNNNNNNNNNNNNNNNNNNNNNNNNNNNNNNNNNNNNNNNNNNNNNNNNNNNNNNNNNNNNNNNNNNNNNNNNNNNNNNNNNNNNNNNNNNNNNNNNNNNNNNNNNNNNNNNNNNNNNNNNNNNNNNNNNNNNNNNNNNNNNNNNNNNNNNNNNNNNNNNNNNNNNNNNNNNNNNNNNNNNNNNNNNNNNNNNNNNNNNNNNNNNNNNNNNNNNNNNNNNNNNNNNNNNNNNNNNNNNNNNNNNNNNNNNNNNNNNNNNNNNNNNNNNNNNNNNNNNNNNNNNNNNNNNNNNNNNNNNNNNNNNNNNNNNNNNNNNNNNNNNNNNNNNNNNNNNNNNNNNNNNNNNNNNNNNNNNNNNNNNNNNNNNNNNNNNNNNNNNNNNNNNNNNNNNNNNNNNNNNNNNNNNNNNNNNNNNNNNNNNNNNNNNNNNNNNNNNNNNNNNNNNNNNNNNNNNNNNNNNNNNNNNNNNNNNNNNNNNNNNNNAAAGACGCGCGACTCACACACCTTCAGACGCAGGGATCTCGGGGGAATATCGGAATATTCCTGGACCGCTGCAGCTCGCACGCCAGGTCCTTGTAGTCTCTTTCCAGGGAAGTCATCACGTACCTGACTCGCTCCAGCTCGCTCTCGGTACACCCGCGGCAGTTGGTGGGTCCGGAGGCCTCGGCAGCGAGAAGGTCtgtgggtgaggaggaagggggggggaagNNNNNNNNNNNNNNNNNNNNNNNNNNNNNNNNNNNNNNNNNNNNNNNNNNNNNNNNNNNNNNNNNNNNNNNNNNNNNNNNNNNNNNNNNNNNNNNNNNNNNNNNNNNNNNNNNNNNNNNNNNNNNNNNNNNNNNNNNNNNNNNNNNNNNNNNNNNNNNNNNNNNNNNNNNNNNNNNNNNNNNNNNNNNNNNNNNNNNNNNNNNNNNNNNNNNNNNNNNNNNNNNNNNNNNNNNNNNNNNNNNNNNNNNNNNNNNNNNNNNNNNNNNNNNNNNNNNNNAGAGTAAAAACATTCTCCAAATCCCCTGAACTGAACGACAACTGGACACCTCTGAACATCACATCCCAAAAGAACTTACTCTTGAGAGCGTGGCCAACCCTGTCGCACGGTTCTCCAACAGTCACGCACTTGACGTAGAACTCAACCTTGGGGCGGGAGTTCATGTTAGCCTTCAGAGTCTCCATGTCGAGATGCGTGAGGGGCTTTCGCAGTTCGAGTAACGCCCGGGGAACAGGTGCATTTCCTCGTGGGAATCCCAGGGAAACCGACAGAAGGGTTACCAGCACGAAGGCGAGGGCGGAGGGATGCATTTTCTATGGGAAGAAAATGGGGGTTGGTTAGAATTCTCCTTTACAGGTAGGACTTAAATAAAACGGGTTAGCTTGACAGACGGGCGTGGAAGTTCACACACAGAAAGCGATTATACCGAGGCCTTTTCGTTGTATGGATTCTCCAGGGCTTTCAGAAACNNNNNNNNNNNNNNNNNNNNNNNNNNNNNNNNNNNNNNNNNNNNNNNNNNNNNNNNNNNNNNNNNNNNNNNNNNNNNNNNNNNNNgactgaaaacacacacacgttgagGTATTGTCTCGCTTTCACATANNNNNNNNNNNNNNNNNNNNNNNNNNNNNNNNNNNNNNNNNNNNNNNNNNNNNNNNNNNNNNNNNNNNNNNNNNNNNNNNNNNNNNNNNNNNNNNNNNNNNNNNNNNNNNNNNNNNNNNNNNNNNNNNNNNNNNNNNNNNNNNNNNNNNNNNNNNNNNNNNNNNNNNNNNNNNNNNNNNNNNNNNNNNNNNNNNNNNNNNNNNNNNNNNNNNNNNNNNNNNNNNNNNNNNNNNNNNNNNNNNNNNNNNNNNNNNNNNNNNNNNNNNNNNNNNNNNNNNNNNNNNNNNNNNNNNNNNNNNNNNNNNNNNNNNNNNNNNNNNNNNNNNNNNNNNNNNNNNNNNNNNNNNNNNNNNNNNNNNNNNNNNNNNNNNNNNNNNNNNNNNNNNNNNNNNNNNNNNNNNNNNNNNNNNNNNNNNNNNNNNNNNNNNNNNNNNNNNNNNNNNNNNNNNNNNNNNNNNNNNNNNNNNNNNNNNNNNNNNNNNNNNNNNNNNNTAAAAAATCACTTCTAGTGCTAATAAAGTTACAGAAACGAAATGAGTTGTAGTGCCAGTAAAATTCCTTGTAAGGCAATTCGACATAGCTGTGAGAAATGTTTACAAGAAACATAATTCTATAGGCGTCAGCGgtaagataagaaaggaaaaaataaaatgataaaaaattatgctTATTTTGATATTACTAAGGAAAAGTTTAATACGATAAGATTAAAATAAGTCTTTTCTCGAGGTGGTAAGTGCTATTAGTGCAGGCAATCCTTTTGGTAGCTCACACACAGATGTAGAAGAGTTTCTAAGCATTTagagatacatacaaatataagagACACAGTGAGGTAGGTAGACACAAGGTCTATATAGGCCttggataaagagagataaagggaggtagACAGNNNNNNNNNNNNNNNNNNNNNNNNNNNNNNNNNNNNNNNNNNNNNNNNNNNNNNNNNNNNNNNNNNNNNNNNNNNNNNNNNNNNNNNNNNNNNNNNNNNNNNNNNNNNNNNNNNNNNNNNNNNNNNNNNNNNNNNNNNNNNNNNNNNNNNNNNNNNNNNNNNNNNNNNNNNNNNNNNNNNNNNNNNNNNNNNNNNNNNNNNNNNNNNNNNNNNNNNNNNNNNNNNNNNNNNNNNNNNNNNNNNNNNNNNNNNNNNNNNNNNNNNNNNNNNNNNNNNNNNNNNNNNNNNNNNNNNNNNNNNNNNNNNNNNNNNNNNNNTCTTAATGTTCGTCTGTGTCGCTGGAATATCCTGATCGCATCCATGGGCATCCTTATATACCAACGCCCTTTCCAACCCCTGGTCCACGCCCACGAACGNNNNNNNNNNNNNNNNNNNNNNNNNNNNNNNNNNNNNNNNNNNNNNNNNNNNNNNNNNNNNNNNNNNNNNNNNNNNNNNNNNNNNNNNNNNNNNNNNNNNNNNNNNNNNNNNNNNNNNNNNNNNNNNNNNNNNNNNNNNNTTCGCCTGTATCCCCAAGGTCCGTCTGCGANNNNNNNNNNNNNNNNNNNNNNNNNNNNNNNNNNNNCAAGGCGTGTTCTTGTCCTGTTCTTCATGGTCAGGTGATACCTACGTGAGAGTGAATGGGCGAAgattaggaggaaaaggaagaaaaggtatGAGANNNNNNNNNNNNNNNNNNNNNNNNNNNNNNNNNNNNNNNNNNNNNNNNNNNNNNNNNNNNNNNNNNNNNNNNNNNNNNNNNNNNNNNNNNNNNNNNNNNNNNNNNNNNNNNNNNNNNNNNNNNNNNNNNNNNNNNNNNNNNNNNNNNNNNNNNNNNNNNNNNNNNNNNNNNNNNNNNNNNNNNNNNNNNNNNNNNNNNNNNNNNNNNNNNNNNNNNNNNNNNNNNNNNNNNNNNNNNNNNNNNNAAAAAGTTGACCCTGGCGATACCCTACGTGCAATTGCTCGGGTTGTCCACGGCGTAGCGCACGGTACTGTTGGCAGGGGAGTAGTTGGCAGTTGGTTGGCAGCGCGGGTGGTGGCGCGGGGATCATTGGTGGTAATATTGTTGTCAGATGGTTGGCAGCGCGGGTGGTGATCCAGAAATCATTAGAGACTAATGTTGTCAGATGGTTGGCAGTGCAGGTGGTGGCACGGGAATTTTCAGAGACGGTACTGTTGGCAGGGGAGTAGTTGGCAGTTGGTTGGCAGTGCGGGTGGTGGCATGATGATCCTCGAAAACCGTAATGCTGTCAGCTGGTTGTCATTGTGAGTGGTGGCACGGGAATCTTCAAAGACAGAAGTGTTGTCAGCTGGTTGGCAGTGCGGGTGGTGGCACAGAAATCATCCAAAAACATACTATTTACATCCTATAATGAAGANNNNNNNNNNNNNNNNNNNNNNNNNNNNNNNNNNNNNNNNNNNNNNGTTGGCAGGGGAGTAATTAGCATTTGCTTGATACTGTGGATGGTGGCACGGGGCTCTTCAAAGACGATACTGTTGGCAAGGGAGTAGCTAGCTGTTGTTGGCAGTGTGGGTGTTCACACGGGAATCCTCGAAAACCGCACTGTTGTCAGTTGGTTGGCAGTGTGAGGAGTGGCAGGCAAACTCGGGGGCATTTGCcatagaagggggggaggggtctgtGACTGCGCTGTTGATAGATTGTTTGGACAACGTGAATGTTGGCAGGGGAGTTTGGGCATTGAGTAGACATCGGTGACTACGTTTGGCAGGGGAGCTGTTGGCAGGATGCTGACAGTGTGCATCGCGACAGGGGAGCCTTGCCAGCCTGGATGTTGGCATAAAGAGGCTTCGCTGACTGTTGTTGGCAGGGGACAGCCTAGAACAGTGGCAGCTTTTGGTGATTTTGTTGGCAGTTCAGTCAGGGTTTTATCCTCGTTATGCCGACTCCTGTTAAAAGGTATAAGCTTATATACACCAACAAGACCTTTATAAAATATAGCACAAAGACCGTCAACCTTTTCTTTATTCAATAAATTCAATCGCCTCTTATTCACCATATGACAAATAATAAGGGTGTAGTTGTCACTGAAACAATACTACTGACAATACCAATCtagatcttttttatataaacttttacgGNNNNNNNNNNNNNNNNNNNNNNNNNNNNNNNNNNNNNNNNNNNNNNNNNNNNNNNNNNNNNNNNNNNNNNNNNNNNNNNNNNNNNNNNNNNNNNNNNNNNNNNNNNNNNNNNNNNNNNNNNNNNNNNNNNNNNNNNNNNNNNNNNNNNNNNNNNNNNNNNNNNNNNNNNNNNNNNNNNNNNNNNNNNNNNNNNNNNNNNNNNNNNNNNNNNNNNNNNNNNNNNNNNNNNNNNNNNNNNNNNNNNNNNNNNNNNNNNNNNNNNNNNNNNNNNNNNNNNNNNNNNNNNNNNNNNNNNNNNNNNNNNNNNNNNNNNNNNNNNNNNNNNNNNNNNNNNNNNNNNNNNNNNNNNNNNNNNNNNNNNNNNNNNNNNNNNNNNNNNNNNNNNNNNNNNNNNNNNNNNNNNNNNNNNNNNNNNNNNNNNNNNNNNNNNNNNNNNNNNNNNNNNNNNNNNNNNNNNNNNNNNNNNNNNNNNNNNNNNNNNNNNNNNNNNNNNNNNNNNNNNNNNNNNNNNNNNNNNNNNNNNNNNNNNNNNNNNNNNNNNNNNNNNNNNNNNNNNNNNNNNNNNNNNNNNNNNNNNNNNNNNNNNNNNNNNNNNNNNNNNNNNNNNNNNNNNNNNNNNNNNNNNNNNNNNNNNNNNNNNNNNNNNNNNNNNNNNNNNNNNNNNNNNNNNNNNNNNNNNNNNNNNNNNNNNNNNNNNNNNNNNNNNNNNNNNNNNNNNNNNNNNNNNNNNNNNNNNNNNNNNNNNNNNNNNNNNNNNNNNNNNNNNNNNNNNNNNNNNNNNNNNNNNNNNNNNNNNNNNNNNNNNNNNNNNNNNNNNNNNNNNNNNNNNNNNNNNNNNNNNNNNNNNNNNNNNNNNNNNNNNNNNNNNNNNNNNNNNNNNNNNNNNNNNNNNNNNNNNNNNNNNNNNNNNNNNNNNNNNNNNNNNNNNNNNNNNNNNNNNNNNNNNNNNNNNNNNNNNNNNNNNNNNNNNNNNNNNNNNNNNNNNNNNNNNNNNNNNNNNNNNNNNNNNNNNNNNNNNNNNNNNNNNNNNNNNNNNNNNNNNNNNNNNNNNNNNNNNNNNNNNNNNNNNNNNNNNNNNNNNNNNNNNNNNNNNNNNNNNNNNNNNNNNNNNNNNNNNNNNNNNNNNNNNNNNNNNNNNNNNNNNNNNNNNNNNNNNNNNNNNNNNNNNNNNNNNNNNNNNNNNNNNNNNNNNNNNNNNNNNNNNNNNNNNNNNNNNNNNNNNNNNNNNNNNNNNNNNNNNNNNNNNNNNNNNNNNNNNNNNNNNNNNNNNNNNNNNNNNNNNNNNNNNNNNNNNNNNNNNNNNNNNNNNNNNNNNNNNNNNNNNNNNNNNNNNNNNNNNNNNNNNNNNNNNNNNNNNNNNNNNNNNNNNNNNNNNNNNNNNNNNNNNNNNNNNNNNNNNNNNNNNNNNNNNNNNNNNNNNNNNNNNNNNNNNNNNNNNNNNNNNNNNNNNNNNNNNNNNNNNNNNNNNNNNNNNNNNNNNNNNNNNNNNNNNNNNNNNNNNNNNNNNNNNNNNNNNNNNNNNNNNNNNNNNNNNNNNNNNNNNNNNNNNNNNNNNNNNNNNNNNNNNNNNNNNNNNNNNNNNNNNNNNNNNNNNNNNNNNNNNNNNNNNNNNNNNNNNNNNNNNNNNNNNNNNNNNNNNNNNNNNNNNNNNNNNNNNNNNNNNNNNNNNNNNNNNNNNNNNNNNNNNNNNNNNNNNNNNNNNNNNNNNNNNNNNNNNNNNNNNNNNNNNNNNNNNNNNNNNNNNNNNNNNNNNNNNNNNNNNNNNNNNNNNNNNNNNNNNNNNNNNNNNNNNNNNNNNNNNNNNNNNNNNNNNNNNNNNNNNNNNNNNNNNNNNNNNNNNNNNNNNNNNNNNNNNNNNNNNNNNNNNNNNNNNNNNNNNNNNNNNNNNNNNNNNNNNNNNNNNNNNNNNNNNNNNNNNNNNNNNNNNNNNNNNNNNNNNNNNNNNNNNNNNNNNNNNNNNNNNNNNNNNNNNNNNNNNNNNNNNNNNNNNNNNNNNNNNNNNNNNNNNNNNNNNNNNNNNNNNNNNNNNNNNNNNNNNNNNNNNNNNNNNNNNNNNNNNNNNNNNNNNNNNNNNNNNNNNNNNNNNNNNNNNNNNNNNNNNNNNNNNNNNNNNNNNNNNNNNNNNNNNNNNNNNNNNNNNNNNNNNNNNNNNNNNNNNNNNNNNNNNNNNNNNNNNNNNNNNNNNNNNNNNNNNNNNNNNNNNNNNNNNNNNNNNNNNNNNNNNNNNNNNNNNNNNNNNNNNNNNNNNNNNNNNNNNNNNNNNNNNNNNNNNNNNNNNNNNNNNNNNNNNNNNNNNNNNNNNNNNNNNNNNNNNNNNNNNNNNNNNNNNNNNNNNNNNNNNNNNNNNNNNNNNNNNNNNNNNNNNNNNNNNNNNNNNNNNNNNNNNNNNNNNNNNNNNNNNNNNNNNNNNNNNNNNNNNNNNNNNNNNNNNNNNNNNNNNNNNNNNNNNNNNNNNNNNNNNNNNNNNNNNNNNNNNNNNNNNNNNNNNNNNNNNNNNNNNNNNNNNNNNNNNNNNNNNNNNNNNNNNNNNNNNNNNNNNNNNNNNNNNNNNNNNNNNNNNNNNNNNNNNNNNNNNNNNNNNNNNNNNNNNNNNNNNNNNNNNNNNNNNNNNNNNNNNNNNNNNNNNNNNNNNNNNNNNNNNNNNNNNNNNNNNNNNNNNNNNNNNNNNNNNNNNNNNNNNNNNNNNNNNNNNNNNNNNNNNNNNNNNNNNNNNNNNNNNNNNNNNNNNNNNNNNNNNNNNNNNNNNNNNNNNNNNNNNNNNNNNNNNNNNNNNNNNNNNNNNNNNNNNNNNNNNNNNNNNNNNNNNNNNNNNNNNNNNNNNNNNNNNNNNNNNNNNNNNNNNNNNNNNNNNNNNNNNNNNNNNNNNNNNNNNNNNNNNNNNNNNNNNNNNNNNNNNNNNNNNNNNNNNNNNNNNNNNNNNNNNNNNNNNNNNNNNNNNNNNNNNNNNNNNNNNNNNNNNNNNNNNNNNNNNNNNNNNNNNNNNNNNNNNNNNNNNNNNNNNNNNNNNNNNNNNNNNNNNNNNNNNNNNNNNNNNNNNNNNNNNNNNNNNNNNNNNNNNNNNNNNNNNNNNNNNNNNNNNNNNNNNNNNNNNNNNNNNNNNNNNNNNNNNNNNNNNNNNNNNNNNNNNNNNNNNNNNNNNNNNNNNNNNNNNNNNNNNNNNNNNNNNNNNNNNNNNNNNNNNNNNNNNNNNNNNNNNNNNNNNNNNNNNNNNNNNNNNNNNNNNNNNNNNNNNNNNNNNNNNNNNNNNNNNNNNNNNNNNNNNNNNNNNNNNNNNNNNNNNNNNNNNNNNNNNNNNNNNNNNNNNNNNNNNNNNNNNNNNNNNNNNNNNNNNNNNNNNNNNNNNNNNNNNNNNNNNNNNNNNNNNNNNNNNNNNNNNNNNNNNNNNNNNNNNNNNNNNNNNNNNNNNNNNNNNNNNNNNNNNNNNNNNNNNNNNNNNNNNNNNNNNNNNNNNNNNNNNNNNNNNNNNNNNNNNNNNNNNNNNNNNNNNNNNNNNNNNNNNNNNNNNNNNNNNNNNNNNNNNNNNNNNNNNNNNNNNNNNNNNNNNNNNNNNNNNNNNNNNNNNNNNNNNNNNNNNNNNNNNNNNNNNNNNNNNNNNNNNNNNNNNNNNNNNNNNNNNNNNNNNNNNNNNNNNNNNNNNNNNNNNNNNNNNNNNNNNNNNNNNNNNNNNNNNNNNNNNNNNNNNNNNNNNNNNNNNNNNNNNNNNNNNNNNNNNNNNNNNNNNNNNNNNNNNNNNNNNNNNNNNNNNNNNNNNNNNNNNNNNNNNNNNNNNNNNNNN
Above is a window of Penaeus monodon isolate SGIC_2016 chromosome 34, NSTDA_Pmon_1, whole genome shotgun sequence DNA encoding:
- the LOC119594478 gene encoding uncharacterized protein LOC119594478: MHPSALAFVLVTLLSVSLGFPRGNAPVPRALLELRKPLTHLDMETLKANMNSRPKVEFYVKCVTVGEPCDRVGHALKNLLAAEASGPTNCRGCTESELERVRYVMTSLERDYKDLACELQRSRNIPIFPRDPCV